The region AGCAAATTCCATGGAATTTCCTCTTTGCTCCACTACCCATATGATAACAGTGCCTGTAATGATGGCGATGATGGTGATGCGGTTGACGGAGATTAGGATGATAAATGTGGTGGTTGTgaagatggtgttggaggtggtgtAGGATATATCTCTGAGGATTTAAACAGACTCTGTGTCGACCCCCTCACACTCACAGAATGCAGAAGGATTCCTCAGAAACCGACAGATAAAACAACCGAATCGTTACAATGCTGAAAAATTATCTTACCCTTCATAAACTTTCAAATCACTCCTGTGTgtgatttataataataattataataataataatatatgtgTTTTAGGTTGTTGTTTATGAATAgttattatatttctttaatattaataactgtaaaaacATAATTTACTTTAGAGAATGTGCAGCAGTTAACATCTCAAGCAGTTAGCACTCGTGACGGGCAAAAACGCGACCGTCCAATCGGAGTGCTGGGCCTGCGTGACACCCGCGCTGTTCTCTCTGCTGATTGGTCGATTGTCTCCACGCATGTGAAGAAGGAAGAGATTGAAGAGCGGAGCGAGCGTATTTTCACAATAGACCAACATCGGTGACATGAGCAGACACAGgttagaaaacaaacacaaactacatatgcacacacacatccagaaaCACACTGCATActaagctacacacacacacagaaacactatcTATACACGCACATACATATCTCGAAACACAACAATTCCAGTAGCGCCTGCAAAAGGATGAGAAAGGGGTTTCTCATACTTGCCTTATTTCAgctaaacaaatgaacaaatgcagatttgaacacacacacacactactataCATACTGAacctttttaaaacacaaatactACACACACTAACCAATTACTAATGTATTTACACACTGTTAATACTTATACATAACAGTgaggtgttgtgtgtgtgtgtgtgtgtgtgtgtgtgttagtactACCTGTGTGCTGCAGTGTGTTTCTCTGCAGTCTCCAGTGGGAGAGCTTCTGCTGCACGGCTGTGAAAAAGGAGtacacaccatcaccatcactATGGAAAATGCACAAAGGTATAATATACATTCACCAAGAAAACACTAGAAGGGGTTAAAACACCACTCTAagctaaatgtgtgtgtgtttgtgtgtgtgtgtagtgcagtGAATTATGCTGATGTTGAGCTGAATGTGGAGCTGCAGCGGTGTGTGTCATGGCTCCAGAGTTACTTCATTTCCGCCAAATCAGTAACATCACTCACACCACCAGCAATACACCACCCATTACTACAGACAGGTAAAACactaagacacacacatacacattactAGACAGGTAAAacactaagacacacacacacattactacaGACAGGTAAAACactaagacacacacatacattactACAGACAGGTAAAACactaagacacacacatacacacacacacattactagACAGGTAAAACactaagacacacacatacacattactAGACAGGTAAAacactaagacacacacacccattacTACAGACAGGTAAAACactaagacacacacatacacattactAGACAGGTAAAACActaagacacagacacacattactACAGACAGGTAAAACactaagacacacacatacattactACAGACAGGTAAAACactaagacacacacatacacattactACAGACAGGTAAAACactaagacacacacatacacacacacacattactagACAGGTAAAACactaagacacacacatacacattactAGACAGGTAAAacactaagacacacacacacattactacaGACAGGTAAAACactaagacacacacatacattactACAGACAGGTAAAACactaagacacacacatacacacacacacattactagACAGGTAAAacactaagacacacacacacattactagACAGGTAAAACactaagacacacacatacacacacacacacattactagACAGGTAAAacactaagacacacacacacattactacaGACAGGTAAAACactaagacacacacatacacacacacacattactagACAGGTAAAACactaagacacacacatacacacacacacattactacaGACAGGTAAAacactaagacacacacacacacacacattactacaGACAGGTAAAACactaagacacacacatacattactACAGACAGGTAAAACactaagacacacacatacattactACAGACAGGTAAAACactaagacacacacatacacattactACAGACAGGTAAAACactaagacacacacatacacattactACAGACAGGTAAAACactaagacacacacatacacacacacacattactagACAGGTAAAACactaagacacacacatacacattactAGACAGGTAAAacactaagacacacacacacattactacaGACAGGTAAAACactaagacacacacatacattactACAGACAGGTAAAACactaagacacacacatacacacacacacattactagACAGGTAAAACactaagacacacacatacacattactAGACAGGTAAAACactaagacacacacatacacacacacacacattactagACAGGTAAAacactaagacacacacacacattactacaGACAGGTAAAACactaagacacacacatacacacacacacattactagACAGGTAAAacactaagacacacacacacattactacaGACAGGTAAAACactaagacacacacatacacacacacacattactagACAGGTAAAacactaagacacacacacacattactacaGACAGGTAAAACactaagacacacacatacacacacacacattactacaGACAGGTAAAacactaagacacacacacacatacacattactACAGACAGGTAAAACactaagacacacacaaacacaaacacacatacacattactACAGACAGGTAAAacactaagacacacacacattactacaGATGCACATTACCTACCACACACTTCCTCACACCGCGGTAAAGTTGGCTCAGCGTTCGATATTCGCCAGACATTCACCCACGAATATcctggttattaaaaaaaacaaaatgtacacgCCAAATGACTATTTCAGTGCAATTATTACATATTgtgaacttattcacacacactggcgttcaatgtttttactgctgtaagatgtgaaaatatcattatgtgatttacagatgaGTTCTTTCTGGCGGAGAAGCGCTTTAGCGACGcaacttcttttcaaaataaaagtcttggaTATGAgccatttaaatatgtaaaccctgtaacacacttttGAAAGCTGATTGAACATCAGCTTCCCTATGTGTTGTATGTAAACCTTGTAACAactttgtgaaaacagattatatgtcagattttctatattttctgtttctgaactaggaaaaatgggtttcacaattaaacgaCATGACCCACGGACCCAATTTCagtcctatgatgtagtacacccaaggaccaatacatttcatgctcatttggacatgtgaaccttttaaaaaatttgtgaaatcaaattctatgtcagatttcctatattttctatgggttgatgggtgtcacaattcaatgacatgacccacggacccaatttcagtcctgtgatgaagtacacccaaggaccaataaatttcatactcatttggacttgtgaaccttgtaacaaatttgtgaaaacacaatctatccgagatttcctatattttctgtttctggactaggaaagacGGGTTTCACAAataaatgacatgactcacagcccaaatttcgggcctatgatgaagtacacccaaggaccaataaatttcatactcatttggacatgtgaaccttgtaacaaatttgtgaaatcagattttatatgagattttctatattttctgttttcggactaggaaagatgggtttcacaatcaaatgacatgactcacagcccaaatttcaggcctatgatgaagtacacccaaggaccaataaatttcatactcatttggacatgtgaaccttgtaacaaatttgtgaaaacaaattctatgtcagattttctatattttctgtttctgaactaggaaaaatgggtttcacaattaaacgaCATGACCCACGGATCCAATTTCagtcctatgatgtagtacacccaaggaccaatacatttcatgctcatttggacatgtgaaccttttaaaaaatttgtgaaatcaaattctatgtcagatttcctatattttctatgggttgatgggtttcacaattaaatgacatgacccacggacccaatttcagtcctgtgatgaagtacacccaaggaccaataaatttcatactcatttggacttgtgaaccttgtaacaaatttgtgaaaacagatacaatatgagatttcctatattttctgtttctgaactaggaaagatgggtttcacaattaaatgacatgacccacagacccaatttcgggcctatgatgtagtacacccaaggaccaataaatttcatactcatttggacttgtgaaccttgtaacaaatttgtgaaaacacattttatatgagattttctatattttctgttttcggactaggaaagataggtttcacaattaaatgacatgacccacagacccaatttcgggcctatgatgtagtacacacaaggaccaataaatttcatactcatttggacttgtgaaccttgtaacaaatttgtgaaaacacattttatatgagattttctatattttctgttttcggactaggaaagataggtttcacaattaaatgacatgacccacagacccaatttcgggcctatgatgtagtacacccaaggaccaataaatttcatactcatttggacttgtgaaccttgtaacaaatttgtgaaaacacattttatatgagattttctatattttctgttttcggactaggaaagatggggatCACAATTAAGTCTTCgaactgcacattttatttaggttggttgtagatgctctaaaatatatatttttgaacataaaaTTATGCACTATCCTGCTGAACTACAGGAActgttatttaactatttacatcaacacacacagggacatattacacatcagtgcagtgtggacAGTGCAGGTCCTGTCCAGTTTGAGAGAATGTCTCCCATTCTTCTGGTGTCATTGCCAGATGCCAATTTGTGTTGGAACCAGAAATTGCACACATTACACTGTATCAGcagagtatatatataaaaaaaaaaaagagagaaaaatatttcaaataacatttttctcTTGATGAATAGTTTCCATAAATTCCCAACTCTAATGATCCTGTTGTAATACAGCTGCTTCAGTTTGTGATGAACTTTGCAAGTAGAGGTTCCAATAACTTACATTCATTGCTGCACAATGTGTTACATTAGGAATAGGAGGAAAGGTACTTACTTGCAAAGTTCTTCAtgttataaaaaatgttatttgaaatatttgatttaaaaataaatatacagtttggGAAACCCAAGGTTAGTGTGATGTTTgcaaatgtacaaaataatttgcttgaatcctacaaataatcaaaaacactggGAGTGAACAgcaatttataatatatattaaaataaaaactcaggATAAAGATATAGAAATCAgttaaaatgtcatattaattGATTTCTCTCCAAAATTACCTATTTCAGATAATCTGGATGAATTATGCCACATGTGCGCACGGAGGTATTATCCCTGTTATACACAGTGGGTCAGTATTCCAGTTTGTTGTAATAGATCAAGGTTTGTCAGTCTCTAAATAACAGtcaattacatgtttctttttctctctttttttttttttatatatactctGCTGATAGAGCCgggagccgggaccaggccgcagacagacaggctaaaccgaccgtctgcgaactgtcttgaggcgtcacccaggttcaactgtattgagactgtgtctttcccccgaactaaatgtaaaagtagaaaaacaaaatcagcctgtttcagcaacctaatcaatattaaatcatacacaacacctagcagcaacacctcaggactaaaatttgggttactcaacataagatcgctaaactcaaaagcactcatcgtaaatgatattataagtgatcataaattcaatgttttctgtctcacggaaacgtgggttaaaccaaatgaatatttagcactaaatgaagccacccccctaggctataattatgcacatagcccaagaatatcaggcaaaggaggtggagtatgtgtaatttaccaaaataccctagaaattagtcttaaacaatgtgacaccttttcttcttttgaggttctctccactattattacaaattcggtcacaaaaaaggacgcatttttattatgcaacatttacagaccaccagggccttacttagaatttctgaaagaattcagcgattttgctacaaacctagcggtgtgcaatcataaagttataattgtaggagatttcaatgtCCATTtggagaaggaaagtgacccactaaaaaaggcatttacctcaatcttagactctattggtattactcaaaatgtaacagggcctacacactactgcagccacactttagacttagttctgacactaggtcttaacattgacaaaattaatatcttaccgcaatcctcagcaatctccgatcattacttaatttcatatgagctacgttttatccataatatatgtaagaaccctcgctattctacaaggcgtataataaaaccatctaccgccctacaatttatagaaaacctaccagaactatcgaccccagttccaactccatcagacccaatggacctagatgtactaactgactacctagaaaatacctgtcgatctactttagaaaaggtagcaccacttaaacataaaagtataagacagaaaaagctcgcaccatggtataacgataagacccgtactttaaaacaaacattacgaaaactagagcggaaatggcgatcaaccaagcttgaagtgtttcattctgcctggaaggacagccttatagagtatagaaatgccctcactaaagctcgctcagcatatctggcctcgctgatctccaataataaaaataatccgagagcactgtttagtgtgttttctagaattacaaaaaatcaagcaggttctgaacagctaattccagcaactctcaccagtaaagattttatggacttttttaataataaaattgagaatattagacaacaaactctagccacaggatcaaatccatcctggctgccacctgatgtgaatgaaataaaacataatataactgtaaaagaaagacttgaaaccttttacccactcccacaattagaactagagaagattatcacctccgcaaactgtacaacttgcacacttgacgcaattcccacaaagttgctcaaagaagtactaccagctattattgatcctcttttaactatagtaaactcatcgcttagtctgggccatgtacccaaagcttttaaactagcagttattaaacctatgatcaagaaaccaaatcttgatgctagtacactgtctaattacaggcctatttctaatttgccatttctgtctaagatcttagaaagagctgtggcccaacaacttagttcatatctacataagaatcatatatatgaaaaattccaatctggattcaggcaacatcatagtacagagacagctctagtcaagataacaaatgatcttcttcttgcctctgatcaaggccacgtatccctgttggtgcttcttgacctaagcgcagccttcgatacaatagaccacaatattctcatagaaaggttagaaaacatggttggaatcacagggacagccctattatggttcaaatcttacttaacggaacgttatcaattcgtaaaagtaaacaatctaaattcaaattattctaaagtaagatttgaattccacaaggctctattttaggaccattattatttacattatacatgttaccgctaggcacagttataagaaaccatgacattaacgttcactgttacgcagacgacacacaattgtatatttcagccaagcccgatgacaaacacagattaaagaaaatagaggactgtgtaaaagacgtgaaaggctggatgttgcgtaacttcctccttctaaacagcaacaaaacagaggtcctgcttttgggtccaaaagtgacaagaaataaattatcagatttaattttagatctagctaactttccagttaaacctggttcagcagcaaaaaatcttggtgtcataattgacccggatttatcatttgatcaacacataggtagtatcactaggacagcttttttacatcttcgcaatattgctaagattagaaatgccttatccctccaggacgcagaaacattagtacatgcctttattacttcaaggcttgactactgtaacgcactactgtcaggatgcaccagcagcaatttaagaaaacttcaactagttcaaaatgctgcagc is a window of Hoplias malabaricus isolate fHopMal1 chromosome 1, fHopMal1.hap1, whole genome shotgun sequence DNA encoding:
- the LOC136698094 gene encoding methylated-DNA--protein-cysteine methyltransferase isoform X3, yielding MSRHSTTCVLQCVSLQSPVGELLLHGCEKGVHTITITMENAQSAVNYADVELNVELQRCVSWLQSYFISAKSVTSLTPPAIHHPLLQTETFSVRVLRTLQDRVSVGETVSYKQLAEMAGNSGAVRAVGGAMRRNPVGSSSHSMSSCVVQFWSNRWIYGKKRNRSQTLVA